A region of Candidatus Binatia bacterium DNA encodes the following proteins:
- a CDS encoding SDR family oxidoreductase produces MDQVALVTGSTRGIGHETARQLAARDDTVIVTGRSLRAASEAAARIGPRAVARALDVADPASVAALGRWIESEMGRLDIVVNNAAVLLDEGGSILTLDPETFEATMRTNVLGALLVTQAVAPLLRRAPAPRVVNVSSGAGQISSMTTYAPGYSISKAALNAVTVLLAAALPDARVNCVDPGWVRTDMGGPHATRGVEKGAETIVWLATLPANGPTGGFFHDRKRIAW; encoded by the coding sequence ATGGATCAAGTGGCGTTGGTCACCGGGTCGACGCGAGGAATCGGTCACGAGACGGCGCGCCAGCTCGCCGCGCGGGACGACACGGTGATCGTCACCGGGCGAAGTTTGCGGGCGGCCAGCGAAGCCGCCGCCCGGATCGGGCCGCGCGCCGTGGCTCGAGCCCTGGACGTCGCGGACCCGGCGTCGGTCGCCGCGCTGGGCCGCTGGATCGAGAGCGAGATGGGGCGCCTGGACATCGTGGTGAACAACGCGGCGGTCCTCCTCGATGAGGGCGGGAGCATCCTCACGCTCGACCCTGAGACCTTCGAGGCCACGATGCGCACGAACGTGCTCGGGGCGCTGCTCGTGACTCAGGCGGTGGCGCCGCTCCTGCGCCGCGCTCCCGCGCCGCGCGTCGTGAACGTCTCCTCCGGCGCGGGGCAGATCTCCTCCATGACCACCTACGCGCCCGGGTACTCCATTTCGAAAGCGGCGCTGAACGCGGTCACCGTGCTGCTCGCCGCGGCGCTTCCGGACGCGCGCGTGAACTGCGTGGATCCGGGGTGGGTGCGGACGGACATGGGCGGGCCGCATGCGACGCGGGGCGTGGAGAAGGGGGCGGAGACGATCGTGTGGCTCGCGACCTTGCCGGCGAACGGGCCCACCGGAGGCTTCTTTCACGACCGGAAGCGGATCGCGTGGTAA
- a CDS encoding carboxypeptidase M32 → MNALEALKARLLEASDLEHAASLLHWDQTTYMPPGGAEARGRQIALLSKLAHERFTDPETGRLLEAAERETASLPYDSDEASLARATRRDWELQVRRPSSLVAELHEQAARSYQAWIAARPANDFASVRRHLERTLELSRRMADCYPGYDHIADPLIAFADYGMKAETIRALFTELRRRLVPLVQAITSRPPADNSCLHRHARLEDQSAFGLEVIRRFGYDFQRGRQDYTRHPFMTKFSLGDVRITTRVNEDDLTDMLFSTLHESGHALYEQGIDRSYEGTPLASGTSSGVHESQSRLWENLVGRSRGFWEFFFPRMQAAFPEQLRGVSLDVFYKAVNRVERSLIRTDSDEVTYNLHVMLRFELELDLLEGKLAVADLPRAWRERFERDIGLQVPDDRNGVLQDVHWFGGRIGGAFQGYTLGNILSAQFFDAAVSAHPSIPDEIQKGEFGTLHGWLRENIYRHGAKFTPAELVRRVTGQDLTVEPYMNYLWRKFGPLYGLRKEELGGVSVG, encoded by the coding sequence GTGAACGCGCTCGAAGCCTTGAAGGCGCGCCTGCTCGAAGCGAGCGACCTCGAGCACGCGGCCAGCCTGCTGCACTGGGACCAGACGACCTACATGCCCCCCGGCGGCGCGGAAGCGCGCGGCCGGCAGATCGCGCTCCTCTCCAAGCTGGCGCACGAGCGGTTCACCGACCCGGAGACGGGAAGGCTGCTCGAGGCGGCGGAGCGGGAGACGGCTTCGCTCCCGTACGATTCGGACGAGGCCTCGCTGGCCCGCGCCACCCGCCGGGACTGGGAGCTGCAAGTGCGGCGGCCGTCGAGCCTCGTGGCGGAGCTGCACGAGCAGGCGGCGCGAAGCTACCAGGCGTGGATCGCGGCGCGTCCGGCGAACGATTTCGCGAGCGTCCGCCGCCATCTGGAACGGACGCTCGAGCTCTCGCGGCGCATGGCCGACTGCTATCCCGGCTACGACCACATCGCCGACCCCCTGATCGCGTTCGCCGACTACGGCATGAAAGCCGAGACGATCCGTGCGCTGTTCACCGAGCTGCGCCGGCGCCTGGTGCCGCTGGTCCAGGCGATCACGTCGCGTCCGCCCGCCGACAATTCCTGCCTGCATCGCCATGCCCGGCTCGAGGATCAGTCGGCGTTCGGTCTCGAGGTGATCCGGCGCTTCGGATACGACTTCCAGCGCGGGCGTCAGGACTACACGCGCCATCCCTTCATGACCAAGTTCTCGCTCGGGGACGTGCGGATCACGACCCGCGTGAACGAGGACGATCTGACGGACATGCTCTTCTCCACGCTGCACGAATCCGGACATGCCCTCTACGAGCAGGGGATCGACCGGAGCTACGAGGGGACGCCGCTCGCGTCCGGCACCTCCTCCGGTGTGCACGAGAGCCAGTCGCGGCTGTGGGAGAACCTCGTCGGGCGAAGCCGCGGCTTCTGGGAGTTCTTCTTCCCCCGCATGCAGGCGGCTTTCCCGGAGCAGCTTCGCGGGGTGTCGCTGGACGTGTTCTACAAGGCCGTGAACCGCGTGGAGCGCTCGTTGATTCGCACCGATTCCGACGAGGTCACGTACAACCTGCACGTGATGCTGCGATTCGAGCTGGAGCTGGATCTCCTGGAAGGGAAGCTGGCCGTCGCGGACCTCCCGCGCGCGTGGCGCGAGCGGTTCGAGCGGGACATCGGGTTGCAGGTTCCCGACGACCGGAACGGCGTGCTGCAGGACGTGCACTGGTTCGGCGGCCGCATCGGGGGCGCCTTCCAGGGCTACACGCTGGGAAACATCCTCTCGGCCCAGTTCTTCGATGCGGCCGTGTCGGCGCATCCGTCGATTCCGGACGAGATCCAAAAGGGCGAGTTCGGGACGCTGCACGGGTGGCTGCGCGAGAACATCTACCGCCACGGCGCCAAGTTCACGCCCGCCGAGCTGGTGCGGCGGGTGACGGGACAGGACCTCACGGTCGAGCCGTACATGAACTACCTATGGCGGAAGTTCGGACCGCTCTACGGGCTGCGGAAGGAAGAGCTGGGCGGCGTGAGCGTCGGATGA
- a CDS encoding aminopeptidase has product MPDPRAEQLANLLVNYSIAAKPGQRVAIQGSTLAEPLIRAVYAEVLKAGAHPFVLAQIPGLDEEFYRHASDDQLQHVPPPFRQVMETYEGFIGIWGSANTKSLTNVPPQKMALNQKAAGEVTRIFMQRHAAKELRWVGTQFPTHASAQDAEMGLTEFEELVYGACLPDRNDPIGYWKRFSLWQQRIVDWMRGKKEIRVLGPDTDLRLSIEGRPFINCDGRANMPDGEVFTSPVEGSVEGRVRYTYPAVYRGREVTNVRLRLEKGRVVEARADKGEDFLNQTLDIDPGARVPGEFAIGTNKGVTRFMRNTLFDEKIAGTFHMALGASIPESGGTNLSAVHWDMVCDLRQGGEIRVDGELLHKDGKFVIDF; this is encoded by the coding sequence ATGCCCGATCCGCGCGCGGAACAGCTGGCCAACCTGCTGGTGAACTACTCCATCGCGGCCAAGCCCGGCCAGAGGGTAGCGATCCAGGGGAGCACCTTGGCGGAGCCCTTGATCCGCGCGGTGTATGCCGAGGTGCTGAAGGCGGGCGCGCATCCCTTCGTGCTCGCCCAGATCCCCGGCCTGGACGAGGAGTTCTACCGCCACGCCTCGGACGATCAGCTCCAGCACGTGCCGCCCCCCTTCCGCCAGGTCATGGAGACCTACGAGGGTTTCATCGGGATCTGGGGCAGCGCGAACACCAAGTCGCTCACCAACGTCCCCCCGCAGAAGATGGCCCTGAACCAGAAGGCCGCCGGAGAGGTGACCCGAATCTTCATGCAGCGCCACGCGGCGAAGGAGCTGCGGTGGGTGGGGACCCAGTTCCCCACGCACGCCTCCGCACAGGATGCCGAGATGGGCCTCACCGAGTTCGAGGAGCTGGTCTACGGCGCCTGCCTTCCCGATCGGAACGACCCGATCGGCTATTGGAAGCGCTTCTCCCTCTGGCAGCAGCGCATCGTCGACTGGATGCGGGGGAAGAAGGAGATCCGCGTGCTCGGCCCGGACACCGACCTTCGCCTGAGCATCGAGGGGCGCCCGTTCATCAATTGCGACGGACGCGCCAACATGCCCGACGGCGAGGTGTTCACGAGCCCCGTCGAGGGCTCGGTGGAGGGGCGCGTCCGCTACACCTACCCCGCCGTGTACCGGGGACGCGAGGTCACGAACGTCCGCCTGCGGCTCGAGAAGGGGCGGGTCGTTGAGGCCAGAGCGGACAAGGGCGAGGACTTCCTGAACCAGACGCTCGACATCGACCCCGGCGCGCGCGTGCCCGGCGAGTTCGCCATCGGCACGAACAAGGGGGTGACCCGTTTCATGCGGAACACCCTCTTCGACGAGAAGATCGCGGGCACGTTCCATATGGCGCTGGGGGCGAGCATTCCCGAGTCGGGAGGCACCAACCTCTCGGCGGTGCACTGGGACATGGTGTGCGATCTGCGCCAGGGGGGCGAGATCCGCGTGGATGGCGAGCTGCTCCACAAGGACGGGAAGTTCGTCATCGATTTCTAG
- a CDS encoding class I SAM-dependent methyltransferase produces MSPRRKREWFDDDGFWRDLYPFMFPENRIEAAVRDVPKLIRLARPRGKSVLDLACGPGRFSIAFAKRKYRVTGVDRTRYLLDRARARAKNAKVQVEWVREDMRDFVRPGAFDLALSLFTSFGYFRDKSEDVRVLRQVLESLRPGGALVVEVMGKEQIAGIFAPVSADKVGDSLLVQRREIFDDWTRIWNEWTLIRGGRAKTYEFSHTLYSGQELRERFEQAGYSDAKLYGNFEGEPYGRRSPRLVAVGWKEGKR; encoded by the coding sequence ATGAGTCCCCGCCGCAAGCGGGAGTGGTTCGACGACGACGGGTTCTGGCGCGATCTGTATCCCTTCATGTTTCCCGAGAATCGCATCGAAGCCGCCGTCAGGGACGTGCCCAAGCTGATCCGGCTGGCCCGCCCGCGAGGCAAGTCGGTCCTCGACCTCGCCTGCGGTCCGGGCCGGTTCTCGATCGCGTTCGCGAAGCGCAAGTACCGCGTGACCGGCGTGGACCGGACGCGCTACCTATTGGACCGGGCCCGCGCCAGGGCGAAGAATGCGAAGGTCCAGGTGGAATGGGTGCGCGAGGACATGCGCGACTTCGTGCGCCCCGGCGCGTTCGACCTCGCGCTCAGCCTGTTCACGTCGTTCGGATACTTCCGGGACAAGAGCGAGGACGTGCGGGTGCTTCGCCAGGTTCTCGAGAGCCTGAGGCCCGGCGGTGCCCTCGTGGTGGAAGTCATGGGGAAGGAGCAGATCGCCGGGATCTTCGCCCCCGTGAGCGCCGACAAGGTTGGAGACAGCCTGCTGGTCCAGCGCCGCGAGATCTTTGACGACTGGACGAGGATCTGGAACGAGTGGACCCTCATCCGCGGCGGCCGGGCCAAGACGTACGAGTTCAGCCATACGCTCTACTCCGGTCAGGAGCTGCGCGAGCGTTTCGAGCAGGCGGGCTACTCCGACGCGAAGCTGTACGGGAATTTCGAGGGTGAACCGTACGGCCGGCGCTCGCCGCGCCTGGTCGCGGTGGGATGGAAGGAAGGGAAACGATAG